The DNA segment CCCGGTCAGATGATGAGTTTCCTGATGAGGACGCCCAAGAGGACGAGGTCAGATCCGCTTACCGACCAAGAAGAGGTCATAGAACTCGAAATCCAGGTGATGTCAATCCATTTGCTAGAAACAATCGTACTGATGATAGTTTGAACggattgaaattgaaaattccacCTTTTGATGGTAAAAACGACCCTGATGCTTTTCTAGagtgggaaagaaaaattgagcATGTCTTTGATTGTCAAAACTATTCTGAACTTAGAAAAGTAAGGCTTGCGGCCACTGAATTctctggctatgctattaactggtatgatcAAGTGTTGACCCACAGGAAGAGAACAGGTGAGCGGCCGATTGAGACATGGGATGAGCTTACTTTGTTGATGAGGAAACGATTTGTGCCAACCCAttatcaccgcgaccttcaCCAGAAGCTAAGACGTTTGCTTCAAGGAACCAAATCTGTGGAAGACTATTATCAAGAGATGGAAGTTTTGATTACCAAAACGGACACGGATGAACCTTTGGACGCCACTATGGCTCGCTTTCTTTCAGGCCTCAACCGTGACATCCAAGATCGTATGGAGCTTCAAGAGTATGGAAGTGTGGAacagatgctacacaaagccaTCTTGATCGAGCAACAACTCAAGAGAAGGAGTTTCTCAAAACCGGCCACTACTTCTAAGCCGGCCTATTCTCCTAAACCGGCCTATGCTCCTAAGCCAAGCTATCAAGACAAAGGTAAGTCGCCTATCACAACACATACTGCCTTTAAAACTAATGTTTCCACTCGTGATGACAAAGGAAAAGCAGTAGACGACTCAAGCCGAGCAAGAGACATTAGAtgtttcaaatgtcaagggCTAGGACATTATGCCAAGAACTGTCCAAACCAGCGTGTGATGATACTCTTGGAAAATGGTGAATTTGAGTCCGAGGATGAACAAGAAGACAAGGAGGATCTTGGTCCTATATTTGATAAGGAAGAGGAGTCCTTTGACTACCCCCATCACGGACCATTACTTGTGGCTAGGAAGGCATGGAACGATTCCATCTTCGATAAAACGGACGGCCCCGCGAACGACCACACGGACAACGACCATGACCCGACCTTTGATCCAAATTCTAAGCCGATCTTTGATGATGAAGATAGCTTTGACTATCCAGCTCACGGACCACTACTGGTCACTAGACGTTCCTTGAGTATTCAGCCCAAAACCAATGAAaaggaacaaagggagaatctctttcattctCGTTGTTTAATCTCTGAAAAAGTTTGTTCTTTGATCATTGATGGTGGGAGTTGTACTAATGTTGCTAGTGATACTCTTGTCAGGAAATTAGGTCTAGCTACTCGACCTCTCTCacgtcctttcaggttggaatGGCTCAATGAAACTGGTGAACAGTATGTTAAGGAGCAAGTCACGATCCCTCTCACCATTGGTCGTTATGAAGACGAGATTGTGTGCAACGTTCTTCCCATGGATGCTTGTCATGTTCTGTTGGGACGTCCATGGCAGTTTGATAAAAGAACCGTCCATGATGGTTACACAAACCGGCACTCCTTCGACCAtaaaggaaagaagatcacGCTTGTACCACTCTCGCCCTTGGAGGTCCATCAAGACCAGCTCCAACTCAAAAAGAACCGTGAACAAGAGTCCAAACCGGACAAACATGAGTCCTCAGTCCGGAactccaacttctttgtcaaacaAAGTCAGGTTAAGAAGTCTCTTCActctcaaaagccatttcttttacttgtgtacaAAGAATCTCTGATGGCTTCTACTTCTTCTAACCTTGCACCGGAAGTTCCGAGTGATTTGCTAGATGTCTTGCAGGAATATTCGGATGTCTTTCCAGATGAAAACCCAAAGGGTTTACCACCAGTACGAGGGATTGAACATCAGATTGACTTTGTTCCGGGTGCGTCTCTACCTAACCGGCCAGCTTACAGAACCAATCCGGTGGAGACCAAggaacttgagaaacaaattggAGACCTTATGGAGAAAGGTTACATCAGGGAAAGCCTCAGTCCTTGTGCCGTTCCAGTTCTACTTGTCCCCAAAAAGGATGGATcatggcgcatgtgtgtggactgccgtgCCATCAACAACATTACGGTAAAGTATAGGCATCCCATTCCTAGACTAGACGACATGCTTGATGAACTTTACGgttcatgtgtcttttctaagatagatttgaaaagtggctatcaccaaatccgaatgaaagaaggtgatgaatggaaaactgcatttaaaaccaagctaggattgtatgaatggttggtcatgccatttggtcttactaatgcacctagcaCTTTCATGCGATTGATGAACCATATCTTGAGAGCATTCATTGGTCATTTTGTGgtagtttactttgatgatattcttGTCTACAGCAAGAACATGGATGAACATAAGAAACATTTGAAATCTGTCCTTGAAGTTCTTAGAAAGGAACAtttgtttgctaaccttggaaagtgttcttttggcacagatcatgtggtcttcttaggttttgttgtaggtgctgAAGGACTTAGAGTGGACGAGGAGAAAATCAAAGCCATCCGAGACTGGCCAAGTCCAACGAACGTGAGTGAAGTAAGGAGCTTCCACGGCCTTGCTGGGTTCTATCGACGGTTCGTCCAAGATTTCAGTACCATAGCGGCCCCATTGACCGAAGTCATTAAAAAGAATGTTGGGTTCAAATGGGAACAAGCTCAAGAAGAAGCCTTCCAAATccttaaagggaagttgactAATGCTCCTTTACTTGTTCTTCCTGACTTTTCTAAAACGTTTGAgatcgaatgtgatgcttcgGGTGTTGGTATTGGTGCAGTTTTGATGCAGGATAGAAAGCctattgcttacttcagtgagaagcttggaggcgccaCACTCAACTACCCAACTTATGATCAAGAGTTGTATGCTTTGGTAAGAGCTCTTCAAACATGGCAAcactatctttggcctaaggagtttgtTATCCACACGGATCATCAGTCCCTGAAACACCTTAAGGGTCAacagaagctgaacaagagGCATGCCCGCTGGGTTGaattcattgagacatttccttatgtcatcaaatacaagcaaggtaaggaaaacGTTGTGGCTGATGCCTTGTCCCGAAGGTATACTCTTCTTTCAGCCCTCGAAACAAAACTTCTCggttttgaatttatcaaagaCTTATATGCTTCTGATCCggattttaaagaaattttcaaCAAGTGTTCCAGAGTGGCTTATGGCAAGTATTATCGAAACTcgggttttcttttctatgataaccgtttgtgtgtgccccaatgttctttgagggaaCTGTTTCtcagggaatctcatggaggaggtcttatgggacactttggagtcAAGAAGACATACAAGGCCGTGTATGATCATTTCTACTGGCCTAGCTTGATGAAGGACGTAGAGAGAATTTGTGGCCGAtgtgtggtgtgcaagaagtCCAAAGCCAAGGCATCCAATCACGGTTTGTACTCGGCCTTACCtattccttctcatccttggattgatatttctatggactttgttcttggattgcctagaactaagAATGGCCGAGactctatctttgtggttgtcgatagattttcgaaaatggctcacTTTATTCCTtgccataaaactgatgatgctgtACAAGTTGCTGATCTGTTCTTTAGGGAAATTGTGAGATTGCATGGAATACCTAAGACCATTGTTtctgatcgtgatgctaagtttcttagttatttttggaaaactttgTGGTCTAAGTTAGGAACGAGATTGATGTTTTCCacaacttgtcatccgcaaactgatggtcaaaccGAAGTTGTTAATCGAACTTTGTCTGCTTTGCTTAGATCTTTGGTCAAGAAAAATCTTAAGTCTTGGGAAGATTGCTTGCCgcatgttgagtttgcttataatcaTGCTATGCATTCAGCTACAAAGTTCTCTCCTTTTGAAgttgtttatggttttaatcccttatctccacttgatcttttacctttacctttgagtgaaagagttagtacagaTGGTAAAAGAAGGGCGGACACCATCAAAAAGCTTCATGAGCAAGTTCGAGCCAACATTGAAACCAAAACCGAGGGATACAAAAGATATGCCAACAAGAAGCGAAAGGAGTTGGTTTTCCAAGAAGGTGACTTGGTTTGGGTTCATTTGAGGAAGGAACGATTTCCGGAAGAAAGGAAGTCCAAACTTATGCCTCGAGTCGACGGTCCATTCCGGATTCTTAGAAGGATCAATGATAATGCTTACCAGCTTGATTTGGAAGGTAAGTATGAAATCTCTTCaagttttaatgtttctgaTCTATCTCCTTTTCTGGCAGATAATCCAGATttgtggacaaatccttttgaagagggagggaatgatgtgcctcAGTCCGAGGAACTCGACCATCAGGAAGATCAGGACATTCCAACCGAGGTTCATCGTCCCAACCAAGGCCGAGCTGTGTACCGGATCGATCCACGGATGGACGGGATGGAGCTTAGACTAGATCCTCGACCTATCAGCCGAACTGACCGTACTGGATCGTCTCTCTCTCGGACAACTCGCCAATCTCAGACTGACGGTCAAGCCAGAAGCAACTTAGGCCGAGCCGAACAAGGAACTGGACGCGACTTCTCTCTTCTCGCACGTTTGGAACGTACCGACCGTATTGACGAACTGATCGATCCATTTGATCAGTTCATGCACTTTGATCATCCAAATCCCTCTAAGGCACAGATTCTTCATCTTTCAGAAGACTTGGGACGCTTATGGTCGAAGATGGTTCAGGAGACGGACAAGACGGAACAGACGGACCGGCCCGCGACCGTCCTGCTCTTGGCCGCGGTTCAACCAGCCGAGGGGTCACTTTGACCAGTCCGCAAATTGAAGAgtctttcttctttgtctttcaAAATTCTAGTCAAATGTCTTTAATTTGATTTGTCTTTCAAACTTCTAGTCAAGTAGCCCCTTTGTCTCCTACTTGTACTATAAATAAGTGTTTCATTCCATTAATAAAATCAGATCATTTTGGATTAAGTTTCTGAGTTTAAACTCTCTGTTCTCTTTAGAACTTGTTTTCGATtgtcttggtgagtcatatccgagcaattcacttctcaactagttggtcttgtgagtcatatcaagcaaccagTTCGAGATCTTCCTTGgcggacttgtgagtcatatcaagcgcCATTGAAGTCGGGAATATCAAGGGAACATCCGCAACCCTTGTGCGACCCAACGTTCCATCAGTTCTCCTTTCCGGAGTTCATATTCAAACGAATCCAGTCGAGGGCAAtccgatcttagggtccttcagCTGACTAAGATAATGTTATTGAAATATGCAATGAAGAGATGTTAGAAGTACCTCAAGAAAGTTTCTAGAGGAGGAGTTGCCTTGTTGGGGGATCGACTCTCCTCTATTGTGAAATTATTAGTTCCACATGTGGTCATGCGGATATGAGTCCATGCTTACGGCCCATTTGAATATCCAGGAGAGGATCCATCTGTGAGTTGTACCTCTCCGGAGGTTAGGTATGTGTCTTTAATAAATTCGGATTTAACCattttcagttaaaaaaatTGCTAAAAAAGTACctcaagagaaacaaaaacaaaaagataatgaAATTTCAATTAATAATACATTTGACTTTCATAGTTTTGGAACTAACAAATTATATCTGTAAACGAAGAATAGCGTTGAATGATGTTACTTGTTAGACTACCATATAGAATAGCGTTGAATGATGTTTCAACTCCCGTCGACTACTATATAAACGAAGTAGCCACAAACCATTTAAATCACAACACACGCAACAACAAAACACACAAAGATCAAACAAGGACGTATGAAATGGCGGCCCGAGCCACAACATTCTATAATCTCTTACTAACATCCCTCCAACTCCTCCTAACATGTCACGTAACATTCGCCGCCGGAGGAAAATGGGATCTCCTCCTCTCCAACGTCGGAATCTCCGCCATGCACATGCAACTCCTAAGCAACGACCGTGTGGTGATGTTCGACAGAACCAACTTCGGCCCATCGAACATCTCTCTCCCTAACGGTAACTGCCGTAGAAACCCACAAGACCCCGTCTCCAAAATGGACTGCACAGCTCACTCCATCGAATACGACGTTGCATCAAACAAGGTCCGTCCGTTAACTGTACAATCCAACACATGGTGCTCCTCCGGTTCGGTTAGACCGGACGGTGTCCTCGTCCAAACCGGTGGAGACCGGGACGGTGAACTAAAAGCGAGAACATTCTCTCCTTGTGATGATAACCAATGCGACTGGGTTGAAATAAACAATGGCTTAGCAAAGAGAAGATGGTACTCTTCTAACCATATTCTCCCCGACGGTAAACAAATCGTTATAGGAGGCCGAGGACAATTCAACTACGAGTTCTTTCCCAAAACGACATCACCTAACGTTATAGCGCTGCCGTTTTTGGCTGAGACTAGCGATAAAGGAGAAGAGAATAATCTTTACCCTTACGTTTTTCTCAACACCGATGGGAGACTATTCATATTTGCTAATAACCGAGCGATATTACTAGACTATGTTAAAAACACGGTGGTGAAAACTTATCCGGCGATTCCTGGCGGTGATCCTAGGAGCTATCCTAGCACTGGCTCAGCCGTGTTATTACCGTTGAAGAATCTTGAAGCGGACAAGATCGACGCGGAAGTTCTGGTGTGTGGAGGTGCACCGAAAGGATCTTTCATCCTTGCTTCTAGAAAAAGAACGTTCGTGAAAGCGCTTGACACTTGTGCGAGGATCAAGATTAACGACGAGAATCCTCAATGGATGGTTGAGAAGATGCCACGTGCTAGAGTCATGGGAGACATGACGCTTTTACCTAACGGAGATGTGTTGCTTATCAACGGTGGTTCTGCTGGCTCAGCTGCATGGGAGCTTGGTCGTGAACCTGTATTCGTACCGGACATGTACCATCCCGAGAATCCGGTTAACTCTAGGTTTGAGTCGCTTAACCCCAATACAATACCGAGAATGTATCACTCTACAGCGATTATTCTACGTGATGGGAGAGTTCTTGTCGGAGGAAGTAACCCTCACGCGTTTTACAACTTCACCGGAGTGCTTTTCCCGACAGAGCTAAGCTTGGAAGCTTTCTCTCCGGCTTACCTAGAACCGGAGTTTGCTAAACTTCGGCCAAAGATTACGTCTCCTAAGTCGCAGTCAACGATTACGTACGGGATGAACTTGAAGGTTGAGTTTGAAGTTGCTGGAGAAGTCAAGGGTCCAGTTAAAGTGACTATGGTGTTTCCATCGTTCACTTCACATTCGTTTTCGATGAACCAGAGGCTTTTGGTTTTGGACAATGTTAGCGTTAAGAGAACAAGTTctgtttttggtgttttgtttGGTACGTCGAGGAACTTTGAGGTTCAAGTGAGGACTCCAAGATCGGCGATTATAGCGCCGCCTGGTTATTATATGATGTTTGTGGTGAATCAAAACATTCCAAGTGAAGGTATTTGGGTAAGGTTACAGTAATTCATATTCATTTGGCTTCATTTCTCTGCTCAAGttgtgtatgtttttttaataagaattTGTCTTCTCGGTTCGATGATGGATAACTATTTTCCTGACGGAATACATATCATAGTTTGATTGGCGTGTAAGAAATTCAAGACTAGTAGTGCACGAAGAGATCGAAGTAGTACGTAGAACAAACATGAACTGAAAAAGAGTGCTTAGTTAACTTTTGTCTCAATTACATGAAAGCACGTTCTTGATTTAATATACAACTTGCTAAGAGCACCTCCAATGGCAAAGAACCTACATCAAGTTCTTAATCATAAAAGcattaatattttgataatgattttattttttatttaatttttgtattttgtacCAAAAGTTAATTCAATTAAAAAGCAATTAGAGCACATCCAATAGTTAGAATTCTAAAAGttcatgtgtatatatatgtatatattgtatatgtgtATGTAGTTGTGAGGTCTATTATTTTGTGAAGAACCTCATCCAAAATAATAGACCTCACAACTATATACACATATacaatttatacatatacatatacatgaaTTTTTAGAATTCCAATGGGTAGAACTCGCATTAGAGGTGCTCTTagagttttttaaaaagttctATGAAGTTGGCATGCAAGATATTattctgacaaaaaaaatttttaatttttttttaataagtttagAACTCCTCTGCATCCTGCCGATGGAGTTGGCCTAAATACTGGATTATATAAAGGCATGATTAACTTCGATCTCTTAACCgaggttcttaactcatgatttgacaccttttttaacatatttttcggTTAAAAGacgatttttatttaagagatgattcttagcttttcttatttaagagacggtttttagcttttcttagttaaaatttaagaaaaactaagaaccgagTTAATAGACTGGGATTAATCATGGTGAAAGGAAACGGTTTGGCGATGAATGATTAGATAACGAGGTTGGCTTAATTGATTCGTTTACTGTCAACTAGGTccg comes from the Brassica napus cultivar Da-Ae chromosome A7, Da-Ae, whole genome shotgun sequence genome and includes:
- the LOC106356455 gene encoding aldehyde oxidase GLOX-like — protein: MMLLVRLPYRIALNDVSTPVDYYINEVATNHLNHNTRNNKTHKDQTRTYEMAARATTFYNLLLTSLQLLLTCHVTFAAGGKWDLLLSNVGISAMHMQLLSNDRVVMFDRTNFGPSNISLPNGNCRRNPQDPVSKMDCTAHSIEYDVASNKVRPLTVQSNTWCSSGSVRPDGVLVQTGGDRDGELKARTFSPCDDNQCDWVEINNGLAKRRWYSSNHILPDGKQIVIGGRGQFNYEFFPKTTSPNVIALPFLAETSDKGEENNLYPYVFLNTDGRLFIFANNRAILLDYVKNTVVKTYPAIPGGDPRSYPSTGSAVLLPLKNLEADKIDAEVLVCGGAPKGSFILASRKRTFVKALDTCARIKINDENPQWMVEKMPRARVMGDMTLLPNGDVLLINGGSAGSAAWELGREPVFVPDMYHPENPVNSRFESLNPNTIPRMYHSTAIILRDGRVLVGGSNPHAFYNFTGVLFPTELSLEAFSPAYLEPEFAKLRPKITSPKSQSTITYGMNLKVEFEVAGEVKGPVKVTMVFPSFTSHSFSMNQRLLVLDNVSVKRTSSVFGVLFGTSRNFEVQVRTPRSAIIAPPGYYMMFVVNQNIPSEGIWVRLQ